Proteins encoded within one genomic window of Rhodothermia bacterium:
- a CDS encoding PaaI family thioesterase: MPTLSELMQLQAETFRSKRPMTLPPPCFTEMNGEFISFSENRFLVCRFPNDPRFQNPIGLMQGGFIVAAIDNTLGPLSYLLAPTSVTTQLNTTYLRPVTARDAYIEVHGEVLAESKSYIHLQATVLSPNGKKIALAFSTHQILGT, from the coding sequence ATGCCAACCTTATCCGAACTCATGCAACTTCAAGCGGAAACCTTCAGAAGTAAACGCCCGATGACCTTGCCGCCACCCTGTTTTACGGAAATGAACGGTGAATTTATCTCTTTCTCCGAGAACCGGTTTTTGGTCTGTCGTTTCCCAAATGATCCACGATTCCAAAACCCCATTGGCCTGATGCAAGGCGGATTTATTGTGGCGGCGATAGACAATACACTTGGCCCACTCAGCTATTTACTCGCCCCCACCAGCGTCACAACACAACTGAATACTACTTACCTAAGACCCGTCACCGCAAGAGACGCCTATATCGAGGTACATGGTGAGGTATTGGCAGAAAGCAAGTCGTATATACACCTCCAAGCAACTGTTCTAAGTCCAAATGGAAAAAAAATCGCTCTGGCTTTCTCCACCCACCAGATTTTAGGCACTTAA
- the truB gene encoding tRNA pseudouridine(55) synthase TruB translates to MLHPLLIPVGSSSHEFTAGIFLVDKPKDWTSFDVVAKMRRILRIKKIGHAGTLDPMATGLLIVCVERAATSQIDTFMGMEKEYTGTLRLGETTESYDAESDIIKRISADHLSFEEVKRASLEFCGEILQKPPMYSAIKIGGERLYKKARRGEQVEVPERSVTIHEFEVSEKDGNDVHFRVRCSKGTYIRSLAHDLGQVLGVGAHLIALRRTAIGPFKVMDAWAMPQLLTLQRPIT, encoded by the coding sequence ATGCTCCATCCCTTGTTGATTCCCGTTGGATCGTCCTCGCATGAATTTACTGCGGGGATTTTTTTGGTGGACAAGCCTAAAGATTGGACTTCGTTTGATGTTGTCGCAAAAATGAGACGCATCCTCCGAATTAAAAAAATTGGCCATGCAGGAACACTTGACCCAATGGCCACAGGGCTATTGATCGTTTGTGTGGAGCGGGCAGCAACAAGCCAGATTGATACATTTATGGGGATGGAAAAAGAGTACACGGGAACTCTCCGTTTGGGGGAAACCACCGAAAGCTACGATGCCGAATCAGATATCATAAAACGGATTTCCGCAGATCACCTTTCTTTCGAGGAGGTGAAACGTGCAAGTTTGGAGTTTTGCGGTGAAATTCTACAAAAACCGCCAATGTATTCTGCTATAAAAATCGGTGGGGAGCGCTTGTATAAAAAAGCCCGTCGTGGGGAACAAGTAGAAGTGCCAGAACGAAGCGTAACCATTCACGAATTTGAAGTGTCGGAGAAAGACGGGAATGATGTTCATTTTCGCGTAAGGTGCAGTAAAGGCACATACATTCGTAGTTTGGCGCATGATCTGGGCCAAGTCTTGGGTGTTGGGGCACACCTGATTGCCCTCCGAAGAACCGCCATTGGGCCATTCAAGGTGATGGATGCGTGGGCGATGCCCCAACTTCTTACCTTGCAACGTCCGATTACATAA
- a CDS encoding enoyl-CoA hydratase/isomerase family protein, whose protein sequence is MVLESLENHVLTLTIHRPDRKNALTQDMYAQMAEAIATAQTRQEVRAILLRGNENFTSGNDLMDFAFFAQAGTPLRETATVRFIYTVLNAQKPLLAAVCGLAVGIGTTVLMHCDAVIVAKDARLSLPFSQLGLLPEFGSSWLLPEIVGHTRARHLLMSGEPMSGERAYEIGLATHLCEQDAVYEHALSVCAQYTRLAGNAIRDTKALIHSEKRKLMLKAVIESELDAFEEALKSPAFEEAVTAFFEKRKPDFSRFM, encoded by the coding sequence ATGGTACTAGAATCCCTTGAAAATCATGTTTTGACGCTCACTATACATCGTCCCGATCGGAAAAACGCCCTTACGCAAGACATGTACGCCCAAATGGCGGAGGCCATAGCGACGGCACAAACACGCCAAGAGGTACGCGCCATTCTCTTACGTGGGAACGAAAACTTTACGTCCGGCAATGATTTAATGGACTTTGCCTTTTTTGCACAAGCGGGGACTCCGTTACGCGAAACCGCTACCGTTCGGTTTATCTATACTGTTTTAAATGCCCAAAAACCACTTCTTGCTGCCGTTTGTGGGCTTGCTGTCGGAATTGGAACCACCGTCTTGATGCACTGTGATGCGGTTATTGTGGCAAAAGATGCGCGCCTGTCTTTGCCCTTTTCTCAATTAGGGTTATTACCGGAATTTGGGTCGTCATGGCTGCTTCCAGAAATTGTAGGACATACCCGCGCACGCCATTTATTGATGTCTGGCGAGCCAATGAGTGGCGAACGTGCATACGAGATAGGGCTTGCCACACACCTTTGCGAACAGGATGCCGTGTATGAGCACGCCTTATCAGTTTGTGCGCAATATACCCGCCTTGCTGGTAATGCCATCCGAGATACAAAAGCCTTGATTCATTCAGAAAAACGGAAACTTATGCTAAAAGCCGTCATCGAGAGTGAATTAGATGCGTTCGAGGAAGCCTTGAAAAGCCCAGCTTTCGAGGAGGCAGTAACGGCCTTTTTTGAAAAGCGGAAACCGGATTTTTCCCGTTTTATGTAA
- a CDS encoding YdcF family protein: MFDARKLSKPPPLPIKKRRFVFLKRLVFLIGLAFVAIIGSTIWFTRTTSKQLYESVASVPRAEAALVLGTSNRTRNGGANLYFKYRMDVAAKLYLSGKVRFLILSGDHREDDYNEPNMMRKALRERGVPHRAMKEDGAGLRTLDSVVRAQKVFGVQEMVIVSQRQHLFRALYIAKHEKITAYGLVARTPGVTKPTWIRQTAREALARVRVLLDLYVWHEKPDLTHKPTN, from the coding sequence ATGTTTGATGCTCGGAAATTGTCTAAACCACCTCCTTTACCGATCAAAAAAAGGCGTTTTGTTTTCCTTAAGCGTCTTGTTTTTCTGATAGGACTTGCATTTGTGGCCATCATAGGCTCAACCATTTGGTTTACCCGAACCACCAGTAAACAACTGTACGAATCGGTGGCTTCCGTTCCACGCGCAGAGGCTGCTTTGGTATTGGGCACAAGTAACCGTACACGCAACGGCGGTGCAAATCTTTACTTCAAATACCGGATGGACGTTGCGGCGAAGTTGTATCTTAGCGGAAAGGTTCGGTTTTTAATCCTAAGTGGTGATCATCGTGAAGACGACTATAACGAGCCGAACATGATGCGTAAAGCGCTGCGCGAACGAGGTGTGCCGCATAGGGCCATGAAAGAAGATGGTGCCGGTCTTAGAACCCTAGATTCAGTGGTTCGTGCCCAAAAGGTGTTTGGCGTGCAAGAAATGGTGATCGTTTCCCAAAGACAGCATCTGTTTAGGGCGCTTTATATCGCAAAACATGAAAAAATAACGGCTTATGGACTGGTGGCGAGAACGCCGGGGGTAACAAAACCGACTTGGATCCGGCAAACTGCCCGCGAGGCATTGGCCAGAGTTCGCGTGCTTTTGGATCTGTATGTGTGGCACGAAAAGCCCGACCTGACCCATAAACCCACAAATTAA
- the rbfA gene encoding 30S ribosome-binding factor RbfA — translation MSIRTERVARLIQKEVAVLLQTQFFETSQALATVTQARVTPDLSIAYIYVSIMGEATERKTAFKRLESITTEIRHALAGRIRHQIRAIPELRLLLDETQEQAMKMESLFADLRKERQEKGEVAVDASLYPHLKSE, via the coding sequence ATGAGTATCCGTACCGAACGTGTAGCAAGACTGATCCAAAAAGAGGTGGCCGTTTTGTTGCAAACCCAATTTTTCGAGACTTCTCAGGCGCTTGCTACGGTTACGCAAGCCCGTGTAACCCCCGATTTGTCCATCGCCTATATTTATGTAAGCATTATGGGTGAAGCAACCGAGCGCAAGACAGCTTTTAAACGCCTCGAAAGCATTACGACCGAGATCCGTCATGCACTTGCTGGGCGGATTCGCCACCAGATTCGAGCCATTCCGGAATTACGCCTTTTGCTCGATGAAACCCAAGAACAGGCCATGAAGATGGAAAGTCTTTTTGCCGATCTGCGAAAGGAACGCCAAGAAAAAGGAGAAGTGGCAGTGGATGCCTCGCTCTACCCCCACCTAAAATCGGAATAA
- a CDS encoding PA0069 family radical SAM protein codes for MPRRNGRATTHNPQNRFEAKAVVYDPAALEADDLRQIETKTFPDTTKTILAKNNSPDIPFTFGINPYRGCEHGCVYCYARPSHEFLGFSAGLDFETKILYKADAPQLLETAFRKPSWIPQQIALSGNTDCYQPIERQFEITRKLLEVFLRFRNPVGLITKNALITRDLDLFQSLAKEHLTVAMVSITTLRDDLVHKMEPRTSRPAARLKAIEKLALAGIPVGVMVAPVIPGLTHEEIPAILKAARDHGALVAGYQIVRLPRTVRSLFLKWLTDELPLRADKIIHRLEDLHGKELRDGRFGHRMRGKGIWAETIRHIFRAAHRQNGYMPKFPKTRTDLFRIPPQEGDQLALFGE; via the coding sequence ATGCCAAGGCGCAATGGACGCGCAACTACTCACAACCCTCAAAACCGATTTGAGGCCAAGGCGGTTGTATATGATCCGGCCGCTTTAGAAGCGGACGATCTCCGTCAGATCGAAACAAAAACCTTCCCAGACACCACCAAAACGATACTTGCCAAAAATAATAGCCCCGACATTCCATTTACCTTTGGGATTAATCCATACCGAGGTTGTGAACATGGCTGTGTGTATTGCTATGCACGACCTTCACATGAGTTTCTGGGGTTTTCTGCTGGATTGGATTTTGAGACCAAGATATTGTACAAAGCAGATGCCCCGCAACTTTTGGAAACGGCATTTCGGAAACCAAGTTGGATTCCACAACAAATTGCTCTATCTGGCAATACAGATTGTTACCAGCCGATAGAGCGACAGTTTGAAATCACCCGAAAGCTTTTAGAAGTCTTTTTGAGGTTCAGGAATCCTGTCGGGCTAATCACCAAAAATGCCTTAATTACCCGCGACCTCGATCTATTTCAATCGTTAGCAAAGGAGCATTTGACCGTTGCCATGGTTTCTATAACTACGTTGCGCGATGATTTGGTACATAAGATGGAGCCTCGCACCTCTCGTCCCGCAGCACGCTTAAAGGCCATCGAAAAATTGGCATTGGCTGGTATTCCGGTTGGTGTGATGGTAGCTCCCGTTATTCCCGGCCTCACCCACGAGGAAATACCCGCCATTCTGAAGGCCGCAAGAGATCATGGGGCATTGGTAGCTGGTTATCAAATCGTGCGTTTACCGCGTACTGTAAGATCGCTTTTCCTAAAATGGCTGACGGATGAATTACCTCTCCGTGCCGATAAAATTATCCATCGCTTGGAGGATTTGCATGGAAAGGAACTCCGAGATGGGCGTTTTGGACATCGAATGCGTGGGAAAGGCATCTGGGCGGAAACCATCCGGCATATTTTCAGAGCCGCGCATAGGCAAAATGGCTACATGCCCAAGTTTCCAAAAACCAGAACAGATCTCTTCCGGATTCCTCCTCAAGAGGGCGACCAATTGGCGCTTTTCGGCGAATGA